GCGCGTGGGGTGCGGGCCGCTTTGCCCACACCCCACACCCTATCCCTGCGCCTGGGCCTTTTTGCGCCGCACGAACCACACGATGGCGGCCACCACTACCACGGCCAGGATCACCTTGCTGGCGGGGCCCACGTACTGCTCCACGCGGTCGTAGTTTTCGCCCAGCAGGTAGCCGGCGCCCGCCAGGATGGACGCCCACACCGCCGAACCGATGGAGCTGTAAATCAGGAACTTGGCCATGGGCATTTCGCTCATGCCGGCGGGCAGGCTCAGCAGGCTGCGGATGCCCGGCACAAGGCGCCCGAACAGCACCGCCTTGGTGCCGTGCTTGTCGAACCAGTCGTCGGCCTTGCGGATGTCCTTGCCGCTCAGGGTGAGCCACTTGCCGTATTTGTCGGCCCACTTCACCAGCTTTTCCTCGCCAAAGGCCCGGCCCAGGTAGTACAGCGGCAGGGTGCCCAGCACGCTGCCCGCCGTGCCCACCAGAATCACCAGGGGCAGGCTCAGATCCCCGCGCGAAGCCGCAAAGCCGGCTGAGGGCATGATCAGCT
This genomic stretch from Deinococcus aquaedulcis harbors:
- a CDS encoding DedA family protein, with the protein product MADWVQNLMDSMGYVGILLLMILENIFPPIPSELIMPSAGFAASRGDLSLPLVILVGTAGSVLGTLPLYYLGRAFGEEKLVKWADKYGKWLTLSGKDIRKADDWFDKHGTKAVLFGRLVPGIRSLLSLPAGMSEMPMAKFLIYSSIGSAVWASILAGAGYLLGENYDRVEQYVGPASKVILAVVVVAAIVWFVRRKKAQAQG